The following nucleotide sequence is from Flavobacterium sp. N1736.
GAAAAAGAAAACGCTAGTGTAAACTAGCGTTATTTTGTTACTAATTGTAACATAAAGTTTTGTACTCTAGTACTAAAAGAACAAATCAAAGTGGTAACTTTGCGTTTTGCTCAAATTTATGCTAGATAAAGACAATACTATTGAAGTTCTTGGTGCAAGAGTTCATAATCTAAAAAATATCGATATTTCTATTCCGCGTGAAAAACTGGTTGTAATTACCGGTTTGTCAGGTTCGGGAAAATCATCTTTGGCGTTTGATACTATTTATGCCGAAGGACAACGTCGTTATGTCGAAACTTTTTCGGCGTATGCCAGACAGTTTCTTGGCGGTTTGGAGCGTCCGGATGTAGATAAAATCGACGGACTTTCTCCCGTAATTGCGATTGAACAAAAAACAACCAGCAAAAGTCCGCGTTCAACTGTTGGAACAATTACAGAAATATACGATTTTCTAAGACTTTTATATGCTCGCGGTGCAGACGCTTATAGCTACAACACAGGCGAAAAAATGGTCTCTTATTCTGATGAACAAATTAAAGATTTGATTATTCAGGATTTCAGCGGAAAACGCATCAATATTCTTGCTCCGATTATTCGAGCCAGAAAAGGGCATTATGCCGAATTATTCCAACAAATTACCAAACAAGGTTTCTTGAAAGTTCGTGTAAATGGCGAAGTTCAGGATTTGGTTTCAGGAATGAAACTGGATCGTTACAAAACCCACGACATCGAAATTGTTGTAGACAGAATGTTAATTGAAAATACCGAAGACAATCAAAAACGATTGGCTGAAAGTATCAATACAGCTATGCATCATGGCGAAAATGTCTTGATGATTTTAGATCAGGATACTAATGAGGTACGTTATTTTAGTAGAAATTTAATGTGTCCGACAACCGGAATCTCGTATCAAAATCCGGAACCGAATTTATTTTCATTCAATTCCCCAAAAGGTGCTTGTCCGCATTGTAACGGATTAGGAACGGTTCACGAAATCAACATCAAAAAAATTATTCCAAATCCAAAATTATCCATTAAAAGTGGTGGTTTTGCTCCGCTTGGTGAATATAAATCATCGTGGATTTTTAAGCAATTAGAAGTTATTGGAGAAAAATTCGGATTTAAAATAACAGATCCGATTGAGAAAATTCCGGAAGAAGCCATGAACATGATTCTTCACGGAGGAAAGGATAAATTTACCGTAAACTCGAAAGATTTAGGCGTAACTCGCGATTATAAAATAGATTTTGAGGGGATTTCGCATTTCATCAAAAACCAATATGACGAAAGTGCTTCGACAACCATAAAACGTTGGGCAAAAGATTTCATGGACGAAGTCAATTGTCCGGTTTGCGAAGGCTCACGTTTGAAAAAAGAAGCTCAGTTTTTTAGAGTTAACGGGAAAAATATCACTGAATTATGTGATATGGATATTTCTGATTTAACAGCCTGGTTTCAGGATTTAAATTCTCATTTATCAGACAAACAGCTTTTAATTGCCTCAGAAGTTGTGAAAGAAATCAAAGACCGTTTAAACTTTTTGATGAATGTTGGTTTGAATTATTTGGCTTTAAGCCGAAGTTCAAAATCACTTTCGGGCGGTGAAGCACAGCGTATTCGTCTGGCAACACAAATTGGTTCGCAATTGGTTGGTGTTTTATATATTCTGGATGAACCAAGTATTGGTTTACACCAAAGAGACAATGAAAAACTAATTCATTCGTTAGAACAATTACGTGATATCGGAAACTCGGTTATTGTGGTTGAACACGATAAAGACATGATCGAACGTGCTGATTATGTAATTGATATTGGTCCGAAAGCCGGAAAATACGGAGGAGAAATTATTAGTATTGGAACTCCTGCTGAAACTTTAAAATCGAACACGATTACCGCTCAATATTTGAATGGTAAAATGAAATTAGAGATTCCGAAAGAGCGTCGTAAAGGAAACGGCAAGTTTTTAAAATTAAGCGGGGCAACCGGAAACAACTTAAAAAATGTTTCAATCGAATTGCCTTTAGGACAATTGATTTGTGTTACAGGAGTTTCTGGAAGTGGAAAATCGACTTTAATAAACGAGACGCTCTACCCTATTTTAAACGCCTATTATTTTAATGGTGTGAAAAAACCACAGCCGTACAAAAAAATAGAAGGTTTAGAACATATTGACAAAGTAATTGATATTGACCAAAGTCCGATTGGAAGAACGCCGCGTTCGAATCCAGCGACTTATACAGAGGTTTTCACCGAAATCAGGAACTTGTTTACGATGACTTCTGAAAGTATGATTCGTGGTTATAAAGCCGGACGTTTTAGTTTTAATGTAAAAGGTGGACGCTGCGAAACCTGTGAAGGTTCCGGTGTTAGAACTATTGAAATGAACTTTTTACCGGATGTTTATGTAGAATGCGAAACATGTCAGGGAAAACGTTTTAACAGAGAAACGTTAGAAATTCGATACAAAGGAAAATCAATTTCCGACGTATTGAATATGACGGTTGATGAAGCGGTTCCGTTTTTTGAAAACATTCCGAAGATTTATAGAAAAGTAAAAACAATTCAAGATGTTGGTTTAGGATATATTACACTTGGTCAGCAAAGTACAACACTTTCCGGCGGAGAAGCACAACGTATTAAACTGGCTGGAGAATTGTCTAAAAAAGACACCGGAAATACCTTTTATATTCTGGACGAACCTACAACAGGTTTGCATTTTGAAGACATTCGTGTTTTGATGGACGTGATTAATAAACTGGTCGATAAAGGAAACACAATTTTGGTAATCGAGCATAATATGGATGTTATCAAACTTGCCGATTACATTATTGATATTGGTCCCGAAGGTGGAAAAGGTGGCGGACAATTGATCGCCAAGGGAACTCCGGAAGAAGTTGCGAAAAATAAAAAAAGCTATACAGCTAAGTTTTTGAAAAAAGAGTTAATTTAGTAGGTAATTATTAGAATCAATAGTTTTCCTATTTATAAAAGTATCGTTATGAACAGTTTAAGTTTAAAAGTAGATTTAGATTTTAAAGAGTTACTAAAAGTTGTAAAACAATTATCTCCTTCAGAAAAATTGAAACTTAATGATGAAATTTGGAAAGATGATATCGAAATTCCTATTGAACATCAAAAAATAGTTTTAAACAGAATTGAGAAAAGTAAAGCTTCACCTAAAAGAATGTTAGATTGGGATGAAGTATCAGATTTGCCAATTCAGTAATTCTTGAAAATGTATAATATTAAGATAGACCAAGATGCTTTAAATGATCTTGGAGAAATTGTTATTTGGTACAATAATCAATTGCAAAATTTAGGATTACGTTTTCATAAACAAATAAAATCTCAAATTAATTCTTTAAAAAACGAACCTTATATTTATACTATTCGTTATAAAGACGTTCATGGTATGCTTGTTAAAAAATTTCCGTTTATGATTCATTACACAATTAATGAAGAATCTAATTTAGTGGAAATTTTCGCCATATTTCATACTAGTCGAAATCCAGAAATTTGGAATTCAAGGATAAAAAAATAATCTTAATTGCAGGGTGGTTAAACTTTTGACTATTTCATTGTGTCGACGAATTCATTGATGATTTTAATTCTTAAAAATTTATTCAACAGACATTAATTTCGCAATAACAATTCTTTCTATTTTGATTAGATTTTTTAATCTACTGATAATGAATATCCAATCAAAAATACCACTATAGAAATGTTACATTTAAATTAATAAATACGCACTTCTGTAACAATTCTCAAAAAAAGCAGTAATTTAGTACGCCCTTTTTGTCAAAGCTTTTAATTTTGACAAAGACTAAGATGAATCTATGAATCTAAAAGAGAAATTAAACAGCGTTGACCAATATTTTTCGCCGAAAATAATTGATGAAGTAAATGATCAATATATTAAAGTAGCTAAAATAAAAGGTCAGGAAGTGCCCTGGCATAATCACGAGAATGAAGACGAATTGTTTTACATTATTGACGGTGAACTTTTAATGGAAATTGAAAATGAATCTTCGTTCATCATGAAAAAAGGTGATTTATTCGTTGTGAAAAAAGGCGTAAATCACAGGGTTTCATCGGTTGAGGAATGTTCAATAATGCTGATTGAATCGAAAACTACTGAACATACCGGAAAAGTTAAAAGCAACATTACCAAATCAATTGAAGAACAATCGTATTAATTAAAAGACAATTTCTTTTTTTTATAAAACATGTTTCAATTGAAAACGGCTGCCCTAGCCCTGATGGTCCCGAAGTGTCGGGAGGCATCCTTTTTCTTGCTTCTTTAGCAAGGAAAAGATATAGCAGACAGCAGGATTAAGCTCCTCACTTCGACTACGCTCGGGATGACAATTTGAGTAAAATTAGAGACACAACTTAAAATAAAAATATAAATTATAATATACCAAAAATGAGATTAGAAGATTTTGATAATGATGAGGATAAAGTAATTCAGGATCGTTTGAAACAAAAAACGTGGAATGAAATTAGAACCAATGACAGCTGGGCGATTTTTAAAATCATGGCCGAGTTTGTAAACGGTTACGAAAGTATGGGTCGTATTGGTCCGTGTGTTTCGATTTTTGGATCGGCGAGAACAAAACCGGAAGACAAATATTATTTACTTGCCGAAAAAATTGCATATAAAATCAGTAAAGCCGGTTATGGCGTAATTACAGGCGGAGGACCTGGAATTATGGAAGCCGGAAATAAAGGTGCACATTTAGGGGGCGGAACTTCGGTTGGTTTAAACATCGAATTGCCTTTTGAACAGCATTTTAACCCTTATATTGACCATGATAAAAACCTGAATTTCGATTATTTCTTTGTGAGGAAAGTAATGTTTGTAAAATATTCGCAAGGTTTTGTGGTTATGCCGGGAGGTTTTGGAACTCTGGACGAGATGTTTGAAGCAATTACTTTGATTCAGACTAAGAAAATTGGAAAATTCCCAATTATTTTGGTTGGTGTTGAATTTTGGTCTGGATTGATTGACTGGGTAAAAACGGTTTTGGTAGAAAAAATGCATACGGTAAGTCCTGAAGATTTGAACTTATTTAAAATAGTGGATACTGAAGATGAAGTAGTTGACGTTTTGGATAAATTCTATAAGAAATACGATTTAAGTCCGAATTTCTAAAAATATTTTTAGACATATAAGTAAAGTGATATACTAAAATAATTGACGCGGATTAAACGGATTCGCTAAAGCGAAGACGCGGATTAAAACGGATTTATTGGAATTTCGTTTTTCAACTTATATCACATATATGGTTAAAACACGTTAAGTATCGTAAAAATTGAAAGCTGTTTTTTTAACAGCTTTTTTTATACTATTTTTACAAAAAAACCAAATTTACTTTATGCTCGTAACTTACATATATCCTTAAATTTTAAGCTATCCTTGAAATCATTTTATAAAATTATATTTTTTGTCTTCGTTTTATTCAGTTCGGTAAAACAATATGCACAACATCAATCTAAGATGGAAGTTGCGGTTAATCTTGAACTTAAAACGCTGAATATAAAACAGGATATTACGTTTTATAATACTTCAAATGATTCTTTAAGTACGATTGTTTTGAATGACTGGAACAATGCTTTTTCTCATAAAAATACGCCGCTTGCGAAACGATTTTCGGATGAATTTTATCGAGGTTTTCATTTGGCAAAAGATTATGAAAGAGGAAATACAACGATTCTAAATCTGACCGATTCAGATAATCTGGCTTTTGAATGGGAAAGAACTGTTGAAAATCCGGATTTTATTGTTATAAAACTGAAGCAAAAATTACTTCCGGGACAAAAAATAGAATTGCATCTTACTTATATTTCTAAAATTCCGAGTGATAAATTTACGCACTATGGTTTTGATCAAAATGGCGGAATGAGCTTAAAAAACTGGTTTTTGAGTCCGGCGCGTTTGGAAAATGGTACCTTTATAACAAACCATAATTTTAATCTGGATGATATTGCAAATGCAGGTACAGATTATAAAATTGAAATAAAACTTCCGAATCAATATGCTATTACAACTGATTTGAATTCGGTTTCAAAAGATAATTCGAATCCTTCTTATAGTACTTATTTTTTCTCAGGAAATAACAGAACTGATTTTAACGTTTTTATTGAAAAACAAAATACTTTTAGAAGTTATACCAACGGAGATTTAGAAATTCTTTCGGATTTAAAAAGTAAAAAAATTACTGAGATTCAAAAAGCGATTATCATTAACAGGGTTGTGACTTTTACGAATGACTTTATTGGGAAATATCCGCATCAAAAAATCACAGTTTCTCAGGCAGATTATGACCGAAATCCTTTTTATGGGTTAAATCAGTTACCATCATTTATTAGTCCGTTTTCTGATGATTTTATCTTCGAAATTACCTTTTTAAAAACATATCTGAATAATTATCTAAGGAATAGTTTACGCCTGGATCCGCGAAAAGACAATTGGGTTTATGACGGAATTCAGATTTATGCCATGATGCAATTTATGGAAGAACATCATGCGGATCAAAAGATGCTGGGAAAGCTTTCGGATATGAAAATTTTTAAAAGTTACAATATCACCAATCTTACATTTAATGAGCAATACAGCTACTATTATATGTTAATGGCGAGAAAAAATCTCGATCAGCCGCTTGGAGATCCTAAAAATACTTTAATAAAATTCAACGAACAAATCGCCAGTAAATATCGTGCGGGTTTAAGTTTGAGTTATCTCGATGATTATTTAGATCATAATGTTGTTCCTCAAAGTGTACAGGAATTTTATAATCTGAACAAAACAGAACAAACAAATCGTTCTGATTTTGAAAGAATATTGACCAAAAACAGTCCTAAAAATATTGATTGGTTTTTTGAAACTATTATCGATTCGAGAGAAATTATAGACTATAAATTTTCGAATGTTTCGAGAACAAAAGACAGTGTTCAATTTTCGATCAATAACAGAACCGGCATTTATGCTCCGATTCCCGTTTACGGAATCAGGAAAAAAGAGATCGTTTTTAAAGAATGGATTGAACCCAAAAACAATGATTCTGTTTATAAATTTGACCGAAAAAATGCAGATAAAATTGTAATTAATTACGATAATGAAGTTCCTGAATATAACCAGAGAAACAATTGGAAATCATTAAAAAATCTGGTTATAACCAATCGTCCGATAAAATTTAATTTTGCCAAAGATTTAGAAGATCCCTATTACAATCAGATTTTATATATACCAACGTTAACGTATAATTTATATGACGGTTTTATGCCCGGAATTCGTTTTCACAATAAAACAATACTGGATAAACCTTTTAATTTTGACATTAACCCCACTTATTCGATTAACACTCAAACCTTAACAGGTTCATCTGCATTCTCATACACTCAGAATTACAGAAATAGTACGCTGTATAATGTACGTTATTCTATTAGTCAAAATTATTTTCATTATGCGGAGGATGCTACTTATTTTAGATTAAATCCGATGGTTCAGTTTCGAATTCGCGAAAAAGAGTTCAGAGACAATAGAAAACAACTTATTTTGTTACGTCAGGTTATTGTAAATCGCGAAGCAAGTGAGCATATAACAGATAATTCAAAACCAAATTATTCTGTTTTTAATGTGAGATATTCTAATACAAAAACAGAATTAATAAATCATTTTAATTTTATGACTGATGTTCAATTTTCCGGTGATTTTGGAAAATTGGCTGCAGAAGTAGAATATC
It contains:
- the uvrA gene encoding excinuclease ABC subunit UvrA; translation: MLDKDNTIEVLGARVHNLKNIDISIPREKLVVITGLSGSGKSSLAFDTIYAEGQRRYVETFSAYARQFLGGLERPDVDKIDGLSPVIAIEQKTTSKSPRSTVGTITEIYDFLRLLYARGADAYSYNTGEKMVSYSDEQIKDLIIQDFSGKRINILAPIIRARKGHYAELFQQITKQGFLKVRVNGEVQDLVSGMKLDRYKTHDIEIVVDRMLIENTEDNQKRLAESINTAMHHGENVLMILDQDTNEVRYFSRNLMCPTTGISYQNPEPNLFSFNSPKGACPHCNGLGTVHEINIKKIIPNPKLSIKSGGFAPLGEYKSSWIFKQLEVIGEKFGFKITDPIEKIPEEAMNMILHGGKDKFTVNSKDLGVTRDYKIDFEGISHFIKNQYDESASTTIKRWAKDFMDEVNCPVCEGSRLKKEAQFFRVNGKNITELCDMDISDLTAWFQDLNSHLSDKQLLIASEVVKEIKDRLNFLMNVGLNYLALSRSSKSLSGGEAQRIRLATQIGSQLVGVLYILDEPSIGLHQRDNEKLIHSLEQLRDIGNSVIVVEHDKDMIERADYVIDIGPKAGKYGGEIISIGTPAETLKSNTITAQYLNGKMKLEIPKERRKGNGKFLKLSGATGNNLKNVSIELPLGQLICVTGVSGSGKSTLINETLYPILNAYYFNGVKKPQPYKKIEGLEHIDKVIDIDQSPIGRTPRSNPATYTEVFTEIRNLFTMTSESMIRGYKAGRFSFNVKGGRCETCEGSGVRTIEMNFLPDVYVECETCQGKRFNRETLEIRYKGKSISDVLNMTVDEAVPFFENIPKIYRKVKTIQDVGLGYITLGQQSTTLSGGEAQRIKLAGELSKKDTGNTFYILDEPTTGLHFEDIRVLMDVINKLVDKGNTILVIEHNMDVIKLADYIIDIGPEGGKGGGQLIAKGTPEEVAKNKKSYTAKFLKKELI
- a CDS encoding addiction module protein; amino-acid sequence: MNSLSLKVDLDFKELLKVVKQLSPSEKLKLNDEIWKDDIEIPIEHQKIVLNRIEKSKASPKRMLDWDEVSDLPIQ
- a CDS encoding aminopeptidase produces the protein MEVAVNLELKTLNIKQDITFYNTSNDSLSTIVLNDWNNAFSHKNTPLAKRFSDEFYRGFHLAKDYERGNTTILNLTDSDNLAFEWERTVENPDFIVIKLKQKLLPGQKIELHLTYISKIPSDKFTHYGFDQNGGMSLKNWFLSPARLENGTFITNHNFNLDDIANAGTDYKIEIKLPNQYAITTDLNSVSKDNSNPSYSTYFFSGNNRTDFNVFIEKQNTFRSYTNGDLEILSDLKSKKITEIQKAIIINRVVTFTNDFIGKYPHQKITVSQADYDRNPFYGLNQLPSFISPFSDDFIFEITFLKTYLNNYLRNSLRLDPRKDNWVYDGIQIYAMMQFMEEHHADQKMLGKLSDMKIFKSYNITNLTFNEQYSYYYMLMARKNLDQPLGDPKNTLIKFNEQIASKYRAGLSLSYLDDYLDHNVVPQSVQEFYNLNKTEQTNRSDFERILTKNSPKNIDWFFETIIDSREIIDYKFSNVSRTKDSVQFSINNRTGIYAPIPVYGIRKKEIVFKEWIEPKNNDSVYKFDRKNADKIVINYDNEVPEYNQRNNWKSLKNLVITNRPIKFNFAKDLEDPYYNQILYIPTLTYNLYDGFMPGIRFHNKTILDKPFNFDINPTYSINTQTLTGSSAFSYTQNYRNSTLYNVRYSISQNYFHYAEDATYFRLNPMVQFRIREKEFRDNRKQLILLRQVIVNREASEHITDNSKPNYSVFNVRYSNTKTELINHFNFMTDVQFSGDFGKLAAEVEYRRLFDNNRKLNLRLYAGSFLYNTTNSDYFSFGLDRPTDYLFDYNFYGRSESTGFFSQQYVMAEGGFKSKIEPRYADKWMTTLNASYSLWNWIEAYGDVGFMKNKHKSENFVYDSGIRLNLVPDYFELYFPVYSNNGWEISQNKYSEKIRFVVTLSPKTLVTLFTRKWF
- a CDS encoding type II toxin-antitoxin system RelE/ParE family toxin; its protein translation is MYNIKIDQDALNDLGEIVIWYNNQLQNLGLRFHKQIKSQINSLKNEPYIYTIRYKDVHGMLVKKFPFMIHYTINEESNLVEIFAIFHTSRNPEIWNSRIKK
- a CDS encoding cupin domain-containing protein, with the translated sequence MNLKEKLNSVDQYFSPKIIDEVNDQYIKVAKIKGQEVPWHNHENEDELFYIIDGELLMEIENESSFIMKKGDLFVVKKGVNHRVSSVEECSIMLIESKTTEHTGKVKSNITKSIEEQSY
- a CDS encoding TIGR00730 family Rossman fold protein codes for the protein MRLEDFDNDEDKVIQDRLKQKTWNEIRTNDSWAIFKIMAEFVNGYESMGRIGPCVSIFGSARTKPEDKYYLLAEKIAYKISKAGYGVITGGGPGIMEAGNKGAHLGGGTSVGLNIELPFEQHFNPYIDHDKNLNFDYFFVRKVMFVKYSQGFVVMPGGFGTLDEMFEAITLIQTKKIGKFPIILVGVEFWSGLIDWVKTVLVEKMHTVSPEDLNLFKIVDTEDEVVDVLDKFYKKYDLSPNF